In Takifugu rubripes chromosome 18, fTakRub1.2, whole genome shotgun sequence, the DNA window TTTACGACTACATAAGGTTCCTTCTCATCATTCAAACGTTTGTGTTCTGACCGGACACAGCAGGAGCCAGTTCCCTGGCAGTGCAGTTTGGCATGTGGACGATGGCCGACGCAGCCTCGTACACCACCATCTCGTTCTTGTTCCTCAGGCAGCTCTCGATGAAGTCAAACAGAGGACTGTCGTGGCTGACgacacagagacagaagaaAACACCGTCAACAACCCCTCCGTGTCCACACATCCCCGGCGTGCCACCCGACTGCTGCAGGTCTGCTCACCCGGCTTCGGTCTCATCCAGCAGCTTACTGGCGATCCTGATCAGCATGCAGTAGGCAAAGGGAGACTTTAGGCCAGATTTGGTGAACTTGTTGAGCATCTTGGTGACAGCGAGGCGGTCGTTCTTCCTGAGGTGATACAACAGACCCAAAGCGTGGtactggggagaaaaaaaaacagcattctGGTCAAGTAGCACATCTACACAGTAAACATACAATATCTACGTGCTTAGACTGGACTTCTGTTCCCCTCTGCCTGAACCAAACCTCTCGGTCTATTGAgcccacacctacacacacgaCGCGGGGTCTTTCTGCGAGGTGTACCACCTACCTGGACCATGATGTTATCACTGGAAGCAGCCTCCTGAGCTTCATTCACCCAACGCTTCACCACATCGTAGCTCATCTTCACCATGTGCTGAACACAAACAGACGTGATTTAACCCGGTAAAAAGAACGACGTAATGTGGTATTAAACACGTCGACATAACCATAAACCCAAACACATGTGGTCAAACTCAGGACATGTATTTACCAGAGAGGAGACCAGGGCGGAACTGGAAACACTGGGAACCTTGTCAACAATAGCCTGCTTCATGTATCGCTCAATGGCTTGTAACATGGTCGTCTGTGTGACAGAAAAGAGACTACTTATCCACACGATACTGGTGATAAAGTTGGTATTTACGGTGTTTctgctttaaattaaaaagtaaTTGTAACGTGAAAAAGGGAGTAACGAGACACTTACATCTGTAATCCTGCACAGGGCTCGGATGGCAGGTCCCCGGTAAACATCTTCCTTCCCAGTCATGTCTTTAGTTAGGCTGTAAAATATCACACAAAGATTAACAGCATAACAGACCAGACCCCACAACAATATTCTATTCACAGTTTAGGGCTAAAGTTAGCAAAGATGCTGAGAAAGAAGAATATAGCACAGACCTGCTAGTGACAATGATGACATCCTCAGAGATGTTGGCCATCTCTTTAATGGTCAGGTAGCACATCCTCCTCAGGGTTTGCTGGGGAAAAACAGCAATGAGGACAGATTTAGACAATACTCgacaaaaacaggacaaataCGGAGCTGAATTCTTACATCGTTTGACTGAAAGAGCCTGGTCATTGCAAAGAAAGCCTCAGTGGCCTCTGTGGTCCCAAAATGCTCCCCCTAAATTAACAACAGCACAAGAACAAGTATTAAACTCCTGTCTGGATAATCATTATACTCAACTACAACACTGGTAACGTGACGTTTTACCTGGTTCAGGAGGTAAATAATCTTGGTCAGAATATGCAGGCATCTTCGTGGGTTGATGGGAGTCTCATTGAAAATACGTGCCTGTAAACAAGGCATTAGTTATTTTACTACATGAATTCTGGTGTTAAATATTTGTTCATCTACAAATCTGATGCAGAtatgtgttgttttgtgttaaaataaaaaaataaataaaatgataataataaggCACATATATTACCTCCTGCAAGACAGCACTCTTCTCAAGATTCTGGAAAGGGTTTGACCCGCTTCCTAAATAACAAATGGACAGAGTCAGACATCTGAACAATTAAGCCTAATATTTTCTGTCCATAGTATTAAGAATATATAAATTATGTAACGGCAGTCAGGGGTAGTGATGACGCTACAACCTATATAGATCATACATATTTACCACTAATCAAAGGAATATCATTTTGATATTCCCAACTTAAATAAAGACGATAGTGCAgaacatatatatatttcaccTATCTCGTGTGTGCATGGAAAAAATATCAAACTTTGGAAACGTCCAGCTGTTGTAGCTTAGCTAGGAAAGCTAAAGGCTGTGACCCGCGATCACCATACAATTGAACGAAACCTTTAGAAATGCAAGTGCCAGTCATAGTATATCCTTAAATGCATGCTGTAAATTGCGAAATAAGGTTAGAAACCACGATAATAAATCTACAAAGCTATCATTTATTAGCAGGTCGGTGAAATCTGACAGGTTAGCTCAACACTAGCATCTAAGTTATCCTCCATTTACAGGTCCAAAAACAGCTATTCTTCAAACACTCTCACAATTCAACGACATAATCCTTAAAACCTACCAGACTCCTCGTCCTTCTTGTCAAACTTTTTAATCATGATGCCAGAATGTAGTTAGTAGACGAGGGCAATAGATGCTCTCAGCCTCGACCTAAAGCACAAACTACTTCCACGTCGCCAAAATGAACACTCGACACTTCCGGTCCACGTTCCCGGAAATACGTCATAACCCTTTTCAcattaaaagcagcagagggcagcactcCTCCATTCACGGTCACTTTCAACACAACCAAGCAATTCCTCCAAATAAACCTTTAGTTTTAGTCGTAACTGTCACACCAGTTTATAATATACAAATGCCACCAGATGGCGAGATCGTCTCGTTTCGTGAGTCTTTGTAACCTTAAATAGCGTTGTTCTGCATTATACATAGAAATAACTAATATAACACTTTGTAAATGAAAGAAATCCCTGCGTTTTCTCTCTGGAAAgactgagaaaataaaatattagatCATTATATGCAAGCATGTATCTATTGTTTGATATATAAGCGTGTATCAAGATTGCACATTTTCAATATTGATGGAATGATAAAATTGTTAAAGAATACTTTAACATAATTAATGTGTGAAGCATGTAGTTTGTTAGATTTGCTTTATTTGAGGAAAAATAATCCTTTATTTTGAGTATAAAAATAACAGACATCTGACGAACACATACATTCTGATGCATTTACATTTTACTGTTTTTCATGTTGGGTTGTGTTGCGTGTCATCGCAGAATCTGGGGAAATTAAATATATTTCATCATATAAACTTTAGACCAGTGAGGCTTGGAAGATTAAAGTGAGGCggccaagaaaaagaaaggaacaATGCATGAAATCTAATCTTGTGCTTATGCAACAGAATGAGAAAAAGTTTCACTGGGCTTAAAAATGATCGATGCTTTCTTCTGTTTAGGTCAAGAGTTAAAATTTAATTACTCTGGGGCTAACGAATCAcattaaacattcatttttgtTGAAAAAGAAAGTGCTTTACTGCAATTTATTACCACGAATAACGTAAAacataattataataataataaataataaaaacacgTCTTAAACTCACATTGAGGTGAGTTTAGAGCCAAAATGGGACAATTTTAACGGTTTCCACAGAAAAACATTCTCACCTGAAAATGATCAGACCCGAATTTATGTCCACTTTTTACATTTATCAGCCAAGGCTTTCAGCATTTATTGGTCTTTAACAACACGTATAAGAATCCAGTGTTTAGTCATTTGCATTGATTTCCCTCACAGGGAAAATGCGTTTACGCGCAATGTGAGTGGAAAAGAAAATTCCCCGCGCGAACACAAACGAATAATCTCATTAATTATGATTAAAATAAGAAATGACGAGCTGAGAGGCCAACACCGGTCATGGCTGTTAAATTTAAACTGTCTGATTCGGTCACTTTCTCCGGCCAATGTGCGCCAAGAGGCGCGCGTTCTCGGCCGCCTTTGCGCGCAGGTTTTTGGCCTTGGCCACGTCAAATAGGACGTTCATGATGTTGGTGGGGACGTCCAGGGAAAGGGTCAGCCTGCTCCTTCGGTCccctttgctgctgttgcggaGCATCTGCCCCCTGAGCTTCGTCCGCCTCAGGAAACGGTAGTTTGCGGGAGCAGCAGTCCTTTTCTCCCGGCTGGACTCGGCGGAGGAAGGGGAGAGGTACGCGGATTGCAGGAGGGACGCCCAGTCGTCCGCGGGGGAGTAACCGGGCACGTCGTCGTCTCCCGGGAGTCCGACTGCCATGTGGTCGTcgcagaggagagggaggcggtAGTCGGAGAGGTGCAGACACAGGCTGGAGGTCGGTGTGCACAGGaccgagagcagcagcagggtcttCAGGGACGACAGCATGCTGTGTCCTCTGCGCGGAACATTTCGTCAAATATTAATTAATGCACGTTAATGAGAGGCTTTATGTTAAAATGCAGGGGTGAAGCAATGCAATACAGTGTTGCTCGCACCGATTTTAACTTAAACTCACTCCTCCAACCATAAAAGAACAACTTACCACCGGCGTCGCGCAGTAGAAAACACTTAAAGAGCTCAACTAAGGCGTGTTTGCAAAGGCAACAAAGGGAGGAATCCTCACAGGTGCAGATCTGATAAGAAATTCCGATGTAAATCAAAGTTGCGCGGAGGTCAGCGGCGCGCACGGTCTGACCGGCAGCGTGTGTCGCTCGTCCATTCCCTGCGCGCTCATTTTTAGTAGATGCCATCAAACTGCAGCCTTACGCCAGCAACGACGTCATCACGGTCATATTTTGGCTCGCTGGGAGTTTTCCTATTGGTCGGGATGCGGGGAAGAAGCACGAAAACTTCTGTGTGACATGTTTGAAATTCAATTGAAGTGTTGGGAGCAATTATAAATTCTACTTCggtgcagttttatttttttgttccgTTCGGATCCAGAATGATGCTGCCTGTTATGACGCCATACGCACAACATACACGTTCACCATCTTACTCGAAGGTCTCACCGCACTTGTTTTAAGTCATGAAAAAAGTAGAATCAAATAAAGGGAACTAGAAGATTCTTTTTTTCACTCATTGTTGTAGCTTATGTACAATTCAGAAGCATCTTCACGCAGACAGTGCAACAAAATCCAGGGTTTATTTGCATTTCCCGACCCATCCGCATATAAATGATAACAAAAAAGCACTTTTCAGACCAGCATGAAGTCACTAATGACCGCCTAACCGTTTTTTACCCAAGTGTCTGAGTGTTTCTGCTCTGtatcttttaattaaaaactgcAGTTGAAAGCCGAGCTCAGCACCAGGAGAGCGACCTGCAGTGTCAcgggggacaggacaggacaggacaggaagagtGACAGAATTAGATGGTGTTGGGCTGAGCTTTAATGAGCAACCTCATCATGAGATCAAGCCGTAATTATCATAGAATGTGATTAAATGGTCCCTCTTTCATTTCAGCTTGTGTCCTTGAGCAGATACCTTTGAACCTGGAGCCATGCCACATGGCA includes these proteins:
- the ucn3l gene encoding urocortin 3, like yields the protein MLSSLKTLLLLSVLCTPTSSLCLHLSDYRLPLLCDDHMAVGLPGDDDVPGYSPADDWASLLQSAYLSPSSAESSREKRTAAPANYRFLRRTKLRGQMLRNSSKGDRRSRLTLSLDVPTNIMNVLFDVAKAKNLRAKAAENARLLAHIGRRK